CGTTTTCACCGAGAGGAATCCGTCCTGCACATTCAAGCGCACGTCTCGCCGGGCGGCGGCAACCTCCTGCTCCGCCTGGCTCCTTCTCGCAACGGATTCCCGCTCGCGCGAATCCAGTCCGCCGCCCGCGTACAGCGGAATGTTCAGCTGCACGCCGATCGTCGCGGTTCGGGTGTTGCTGGCTGCAACCCAGGGAGCCAGGTTGCCGGTCTGGCCTTGGGCGCCGTAACGGGCCACGAGCGCGACGGTCGGGCGACTGCTGACGCGGTACTTGTCGATCTCCGCGCGGGCAATGTCGAGCTCCGACTGCTTGGTCTTCACGACGTAGTTCTGATCTTCACCCCTTGCCTGCCACGCCAGGAGATTGTCCGGTTCCGGCGGTCGCGGCGCGAAATTTGGCGCCAGCCCGCTGAGCTGATCGGGCGGCAGGCCGACCGTTTCCAGGAAGCGCGTGCGTCGTTGCTCTAACGCAGACTGCGCCGTGACTTCGCGACTCTCCACGCCATCCAGGCGCGCCTGGGCTTCATGAAGATCGGTGATCTTGCCCTGGCCGATGTCGAAGCGCGCCTTCGCGCGGTCCCGTTGCTGTCGCAAGGCCGCCTTCTCGGCCCGCACTACACGCAGCGTTTCCTCGCCCAATACCACGCCGAAATAGGCCTCGGCCACCCGCAAGGCCAGATCCTGGCGAGACTGGTCGAACTGCGTTTGCGCCAGGTTCGATTGCTCGCCCAACTGCTTCCTCGTGGCTACCGCGGTCTTGTCGTAAAGCGGCTGCACGAGCAAGACGCCGGCCTGCCTCGCCGTGCCCGAACTATCGGCGGAAACCAAGGGCGCGAGCTCGGCTGGCGGGTTGGCGGACGAACGATTGTTGATCCGATCCAGTGCCGCCTGGAGGCTTACGCGGGGACGCAGCAAGGCATCGCCCTGCACAGCCTTCTCACGCCCGGCCGTGAGCGCATCATTTGCAGCCAGGCTTGTCGGATCATGCGCCAAGGCCTGTTGGTAGGCCCCCACGAGATCGATAGCGCCCGACGCTCCAGCGTTCAGGAAAAGCATGCAGCCCAACGCCACTTGCCCGGCCCGCAGGGCCA
The Cupriavidus basilensis DNA segment above includes these coding regions:
- a CDS encoding TolC family outer membrane protein, whose protein sequence is MTMKVMSMKRLSMALRAGQVALGCMLFLNAGASGAIDLVGAYQQALAHDPTSLAANDALTAGREKAVQGDALLRPRVSLQAALDRINNRSSANPPAELAPLVSADSSGTARQAGVLLVQPLYDKTAVATRKQLGEQSNLAQTQFDQSRQDLALRVAEAYFGVVLGEETLRVVRAEKAALRQQRDRAKARFDIGQGKITDLHEAQARLDGVESREVTAQSALEQRRTRFLETVGLPPDQLSGLAPNFAPRPPEPDNLLAWQARGEDQNYVVKTKQSELDIARAEIDKYRVSSRPTVALVARYGAQGQTGNLAPWVAASNTRTATIGVQLNIPLYAGGGLDSRERESVARRSQAEQEVAAARRDVRLNVQDGFLSVKTGVSRVAALEQSLTSARSALAATTLGRDVGTRTEPDVLDAQQRVFAAELDLVQARLDYLLGRLRLAAAAGELSEETLRSLNAWLAA